The Synergistaceae bacterium genomic interval GGGAATACGTACAAGTTCATCTATTATTTTCAAAAGTCTCTCTCTCTTCTGCAACAAACAATACAGCCTCCTTATAGTCCTCAGTACTTGACATTATCCGCTGCAGCAATGAAACTTTATCCGCTGGCAGTAACCGCAGCGATGAAACAATGAAAGGATGTTGGTCGTAAAATGGCCAAACCATTTATCAAGCCAATAATAGCCCCAGAGGATGCCGTCCGCAAGGTGAAAGAAGGAACTTCTCTCATGCTGGGCGGATTCAACTACGGTGGTGTACCGTATACGCTTATTGACGCACTGTGTGCCGCAGGTACAAAAAACATTGATCTTATCTGTGTCGACGCAAGTCACTTTAACGATAAAACCCCTGAACCTGTCGGAGCTGCAAAGCTTATAGTCAAGAACAGGATAAGGTCCATGATCGCATCCCACATCGGGCTGAACAGACGCGCACAGGAACTCTGCGCCAGCAAAGAGATAAAAATAGATCTGATACCTATGGGGACATATGTTGAAAGGATAAGGGCAGGAGGAGCGGGGCTTGGCGGTTTTCTTACCCCAACCGGAGTCGGCACAATATATGAGGAAGGCAAGGAAATTATTGAGATCAAGGGGAAAAAATATATACTTGAACTGCCTCTGCGTGCTGACGTGGCATTTATACGTGCATATAAGGCCGACACCGCAGGCAACCTCATATACTACG includes:
- a CDS encoding 3-oxoacid CoA-transferase subunit A translates to MAKPFIKPIIAPEDAVRKVKEGTSLMLGGFNYGGVPYTLIDALCAAGTKNIDLICVDASHFNDKTPEPVGAAKLIVKNRIRSMIASHIGLNRRAQELCASKEIKIDLIPMGTYVERIRAGGAGLGGFLTPTGVGTIYEEGKEIIEIKGKKYILELPLRADVAFIRAYKADTAGNLIYYGTGRNFNPAIAMAADIVIAEVDEVLPIGEIDPNNVVTPGIFINSLVLKGDDPYAART